From a single Myxocyprinus asiaticus isolate MX2 ecotype Aquarium Trade chromosome 33, UBuf_Myxa_2, whole genome shotgun sequence genomic region:
- the lhx2b gene encoding LIM/homeobox protein Lhx2b isoform X1, whose product MRERGHMNCTGLEVRLTEILGCRSDGNTCYSLSSAATMLFHGLPGGEMHGVMEEMERRGKSDSATISSAIDMGETETNMPSISGDRVALCAGCGGKISDRYYLLAVDKQWHMRCLKCCECKLNLESELTCFSKDGSIYCKEDYYRRFSVQRCARCHLGISASEMVMRARDLVYHLNCFTCTTCNKMLTTGDHFGMKDSLVYCRLHFETLIQGDFPTHFNHTDVAPNKGLGTTGPLGLSYYNGVNTVQKGRPRKRKSPGPGADLAAYNAALSCNENDGDPMDRDSQYSTSQKTKRMRTSFKHHQLRTMKSYFAINHNPDAKDLKQLAQKTGLTKRVLQVWFQNARAKFRRNLLRQENTGIDKASDGSTLPGGTPSGPASEISNASMSPSSTPTTLTDLTNPTMPTVTSVLTSVPGSLDVHECRSPSQSTLTSLF is encoded by the exons ATGAGAGAGCGAGGTCATATGAACTGCACAGGGCTAGAAGTGCGTCTCACGGAGATCCTGGGTTGCAGATCTGACGGAAACACGTGCTATTCGCTCTCATCTGCGGCGACGATGCTTTTCCACGGTCTGCCTGGAGGCGAGATGCATGGTGTTATGGAAGAAATGGAGCGGAGAGGAAAGAGCGATTCGGCGACTATCAGCTCGGCCATAGATATGGGGGAAACAGAGACG aaCATGCCTTCCATCAGCGGGGACCGGGTGGCTCTATGTGCGGGCTGCGGAGGGAAGATCTCCGATCGGTATTACCTGCTCGCCGTGGACAAGCAGTGGCACATGCGCTGTCTGAAGTGCTGCGAGTGTAAACTCAACCTGGAGTCTGAGCTCACCTGCTTCAGCAAAGACGGAAGCATCTACTGTAAAGAGGACTATTACAG AAGGTTTTCGGTGCAGAGATGTGCCCGGTGCCACCTCGGGATCTCGGCCTCGGAAATGGTCATGAGGGCCAGGGATTTGGTGTACCACTTGAACTGTTTCACCTGCACGACTTGCAACAAAATGCTGACGACTGGGGACCACTTCGGCATGAAAGACAGTCTTGTGTACTGCAGGCTACACTTTGAAACGCTCATCCAGGGAGACTTCCCCACGCATTTCAATCACACGGATGTAGCGCCTAATAAAGGACTGGGCACCACGGGCCCTCTAGGACTGTCTTATTATAACGGCGTGAACACAGTGCAGAAGGGCCGGCCCCGAAAGAGGAAGAGCCCGGGGCCCGGAGCGGACTTAGCGGCGTACAATGCAG CTTTGAGTTGCAATGAAAATGATGGCGATCCAATGGACAGAGACTCTCAGTACAGTACCAGCCAGAAGACAAAGCGCATGAGAACGTCTTTTAAACACCATCAGCTGAGGACCATGAAGTCGTATTTTGCCATCAATCACAATCCTGACGCCAAGGATCTGAAACAGCTGGCCCAGAAAACAGGTCTCACCAAGCGAGTACTACAG GTCTGGTTCCAGAATGCTCGGGCCAAGTTCCGACGGAACCTCTTGCGTCAGGAGAACACAGGCATCGATAAGGCGTCCGATGGGTCGACCCTACCTGGAGGAACGCCTTCTGGACCTGCCTCAGAGATTTCCAATGCCTCAATGAGCCCCTCCAGCACCCCAACCACCCTCACAGACCTGACGAACCCCACCATGCCCACTGTCACCTCCGTAC
- the lhx2b gene encoding LIM/homeobox protein Lhx2b isoform X2: MRERGHMNCTGLEVRLTEILGCRSDGNTCYSLSSAATMLFHGLPGGEMHGVMEEMERRGKSDSATISSAIDMGETETNMPSISGDRVALCAGCGGKISDRYYLLAVDKQWHMRCLKCCECKLNLESELTCFSKDGSIYCKEDYYRFSVQRCARCHLGISASEMVMRARDLVYHLNCFTCTTCNKMLTTGDHFGMKDSLVYCRLHFETLIQGDFPTHFNHTDVAPNKGLGTTGPLGLSYYNGVNTVQKGRPRKRKSPGPGADLAAYNAALSCNENDGDPMDRDSQYSTSQKTKRMRTSFKHHQLRTMKSYFAINHNPDAKDLKQLAQKTGLTKRVLQVWFQNARAKFRRNLLRQENTGIDKASDGSTLPGGTPSGPASEISNASMSPSSTPTTLTDLTNPTMPTVTSVLTSVPGSLDVHECRSPSQSTLTSLF; encoded by the exons ATGAGAGAGCGAGGTCATATGAACTGCACAGGGCTAGAAGTGCGTCTCACGGAGATCCTGGGTTGCAGATCTGACGGAAACACGTGCTATTCGCTCTCATCTGCGGCGACGATGCTTTTCCACGGTCTGCCTGGAGGCGAGATGCATGGTGTTATGGAAGAAATGGAGCGGAGAGGAAAGAGCGATTCGGCGACTATCAGCTCGGCCATAGATATGGGGGAAACAGAGACG aaCATGCCTTCCATCAGCGGGGACCGGGTGGCTCTATGTGCGGGCTGCGGAGGGAAGATCTCCGATCGGTATTACCTGCTCGCCGTGGACAAGCAGTGGCACATGCGCTGTCTGAAGTGCTGCGAGTGTAAACTCAACCTGGAGTCTGAGCTCACCTGCTTCAGCAAAGACGGAAGCATCTACTGTAAAGAGGACTATTACAG GTTTTCGGTGCAGAGATGTGCCCGGTGCCACCTCGGGATCTCGGCCTCGGAAATGGTCATGAGGGCCAGGGATTTGGTGTACCACTTGAACTGTTTCACCTGCACGACTTGCAACAAAATGCTGACGACTGGGGACCACTTCGGCATGAAAGACAGTCTTGTGTACTGCAGGCTACACTTTGAAACGCTCATCCAGGGAGACTTCCCCACGCATTTCAATCACACGGATGTAGCGCCTAATAAAGGACTGGGCACCACGGGCCCTCTAGGACTGTCTTATTATAACGGCGTGAACACAGTGCAGAAGGGCCGGCCCCGAAAGAGGAAGAGCCCGGGGCCCGGAGCGGACTTAGCGGCGTACAATGCAG CTTTGAGTTGCAATGAAAATGATGGCGATCCAATGGACAGAGACTCTCAGTACAGTACCAGCCAGAAGACAAAGCGCATGAGAACGTCTTTTAAACACCATCAGCTGAGGACCATGAAGTCGTATTTTGCCATCAATCACAATCCTGACGCCAAGGATCTGAAACAGCTGGCCCAGAAAACAGGTCTCACCAAGCGAGTACTACAG GTCTGGTTCCAGAATGCTCGGGCCAAGTTCCGACGGAACCTCTTGCGTCAGGAGAACACAGGCATCGATAAGGCGTCCGATGGGTCGACCCTACCTGGAGGAACGCCTTCTGGACCTGCCTCAGAGATTTCCAATGCCTCAATGAGCCCCTCCAGCACCCCAACCACCCTCACAGACCTGACGAACCCCACCATGCCCACTGTCACCTCCGTAC